A DNA window from Dehalococcoidia bacterium contains the following coding sequences:
- a CDS encoding MerR family transcriptional regulator, with amino-acid sequence MHERLTIGGVARETGLPVRTIRFYEAEGIVPRPARTAAGYRLYSHTDVRRLRLARQVRALGLPLSEVKELVGLAFSSECGAYMDDLLARLAAQRQGARRQIDEWQALCTNLDELERHVRHLRDGAPPGRRVAECGCCPLIDEGAD; translated from the coding sequence ATGCACGAGCGGCTGACGATCGGCGGCGTCGCACGGGAAACCGGCCTGCCGGTGCGCACGATTCGCTTCTATGAAGCGGAAGGCATCGTGCCGCGGCCTGCGCGCACGGCGGCCGGCTACCGCCTCTACTCGCACACGGACGTGCGCCGGCTGCGCCTGGCCCGCCAGGTGCGGGCGCTCGGCCTGCCGCTATCCGAGGTCAAAGAGCTCGTCGGGCTGGCCTTCAGCTCCGAGTGCGGAGCCTACATGGACGATCTGCTCGCGCGCCTGGCGGCCCAGCGCCAGGGGGCGCGGCGCCAGATCGACGAGTGGCAGGCGTTGTGCACCAATTTAGACGAGTTGGAGCGCCACGTGCGGCACCTGCGTGACGGCGCTCCGCCGGGCCGCCGCGTGGCCGAGTGCGGCTGCTGCCCACTGATCGACGAAGGAGCAGACTGA